One segment of Solanum lycopersicum chromosome 1, SLM_r2.1 DNA contains the following:
- the LOC138341886 gene encoding secreted RxLR effector protein 161-like, whose translation MLIASNNITNINILKKLLSKKFDMKDLGVAQKILGMEIEKMVLYIFLKKDIAQYVSVVSRYKENLGKQHWKVVKWILRYLKGVPDVGLTFQKSEDISILGYVNSDYATGLDRRTTGYIFTLFGSVVSWKSTLQSVVTLSLTEAEYMITTKTVKEDI comes from the exons ATGCTTATTGCTTCTAACAACAtcacaaatataaatattttgaagaaactGTTGAGTAAGAAATTTGACATGAAGGATTTGGGAGTTGCACAGAAAATCCTAGGAATGGAGATTGAGAAAATGGTGTTGTACATCTTTCTCAAAAAAG ATATTGCTCAATATGTAAGTGTAGTAAGTAGGTACAAGGAAAATCTAGGAAAACAGCACTGGAAAGTTGTCAAATGGATATTGAGATATCTCAAAGGAGTTCCTGATGTTGGTCTAACCTTCCAAAAAAGTGAAGATATTTCAATTCTTGGTTATGTAAATTCTGACTATGCAACAGGTCTTGATCGAAGAACAACTGGATACATCTTTACTCTCTTTGGCAGTGTCGTTAGTTGGAAATCAACTTTACAGTCTGTTGTCACTTTATCTTTAACAGAGGCAGAATACATGATCACAACGAAGACAGTGAAAGAAGATATTTAG